One Microscilla marina ATCC 23134 DNA window includes the following coding sequences:
- a CDS encoding DUF1987 domain-containing protein — MENIVLEGTGRTPYVSFDSQAGKLEISGRSIPENSITFYKPLFDWVDNYVQSPKDNTTVIFNLEYFNTSSSKCILDLLRKLETLKDTNNATEIKWYFDEGDEDMEESGNDFKSLINLDIELVMK; from the coding sequence ATGGAAAACATTGTTTTAGAAGGGACAGGTCGAACCCCATACGTTTCATTTGATTCCCAGGCAGGTAAATTAGAAATCTCAGGAAGATCTATTCCTGAAAATTCAATTACATTTTACAAGCCTCTATTCGACTGGGTTGACAACTACGTTCAAAGTCCTAAAGATAACACTACTGTGATCTTTAATTTGGAATACTTCAATACGAGTTCTTCCAAGTGTATTTTGGATTTGTTGCGAAAACTTGAAACACTTAAAGATACGAATAACGCTACTGAAATTAAGTGGTACTTCGATGAAGGAGATGAAGATATGGAAGAGTCTGGGAACGATTTCAAATCACTAATAAATCTTGACATTGAATTAGTTATGAAATAA
- a CDS encoding AsmA family protein, with the protein MSLENTDPQRKLSDKNISKETEKQGKEAQQHKKRKRKFSWFRFFGRLFFTLGVLLGIIYLIAYFYFNAYLRKEMVRLVSVKTDSLYTLKIHDIGVNLFTSSIQLKQAHLYKNSDKWARFRQRYPDSTYLDIDARLDKFKITGIRWFHFLKTSEIKIKKIIFQRPKIKLRGKPKKKARYKKPPLKPVHALKKALRKMATHVVVEQIKIEDGQIDLLHKQRKGTARHQATKIDIQIDQIRLNPTPQLPDSQAIKVAGFSFRATKYRFTTPDQVYEIALQQLKLSSHDSTLQLVGVQVTPQFAEENRLVNLKTHKATFVNVRLDSLMANRVDFFRLITQKEIDLGAVFMRRLQLELSQDKRMPHQIRQKKQNLKQLLAKIPIYIRVDTLALENASFVYKQKLPAQNNTHNVAHKADSIYLYLRQVALGKAADSATKKKLLYSESVDIEMHHYQHLTPDGLYKISLDKAFFSSRKSLVSIQNASLKPLTSRQEFTTRKFYQAVMVDAEVQSLNFTNLDIESLVYHQRFIMRGLYINKPRFKAYSDKRRPKRPQQKYQNFEQMLQSLPLHIEVDTFAIKDASLEYVEQQPKDALTGNGLATHTANQLNVLVQSIQLGKALRSSALAELDTKSLRVGVKNYRFKTSDGLYELHFNDLEVSSAKAQIEIDSLLLKPLLSDSAFVHATTYRKPLLSIALSNLKAKEVNFDKLLLYQQIDWGKLYLNQPILDVFVDKRKPKKPAPKLDPPDTTLLTNTLAILDTTSLQKALRNLPLFIKIDTFAIKDARLSYREQIEDASEHATGVNSHQVKQFNCMIPQIRLGKASVKDSIQYDFYSPHIVVKLDDYEFREKNSVYKFSLKNVQSSFIDSQLLIKDVRLQPLITQKEFDQRQKFRKPLWTIDLRSIRAREIDLEKLIFERKIDLNALSFDRPNIDMYVNKLKTKDTTKVRKTIHETLQKTPVPVHIGSVLIYHANFKMRELGKMGESHHLAQDISVIAQQFTLDEDLIVRSKSKDLLFTKDIFVKMSQYRFITPDNIHEISFHNMKAALNDSSLQINHLSMKPRVSEALFDSIKQSRALRTDAELATFHAKHIDFRRLFDGEGIAMKQLMLNKLHLDLYQNNNLPRKAGVKPKNLQQLIAQIPFFISIDSFTLRNSSVNLRLIKKDKILRHQADSISLEIRNFGVNKALRNNPAIQKVLFADDVAFKLNNYRTKTPNEVYNISAKQISGSTFKKNLILDKITLKSPLTEQEFKDHYQVQQDRFKINTDQVEFNNIAYNHLIRHGQVKIQSVNIKRMFMDIFRDRREPPNPRKVLMPNQQIKRIPFLLTVDTVKMANSFVMYGEKVPGGIGFGQVFFSAINARVTNLKSRGSKNTMTTIRANTRLMGRGFLETTIKLPLLDPEFKCVYRGQMGEMDAKFFNTMITANDHIFIKRGRIRKVKFRVVIKDNWATGQLLAGYRKLRIQVLRKKNHQRKRGFITFIANLIIKHTNNLTKKRYKKGKVRYQFRKKGEYKNGFIGILWRALSTGLVDTIK; encoded by the coding sequence ATGTCTCTGGAAAACACTGACCCTCAGCGAAAGTTGTCGGATAAAAATATAAGCAAGGAGACTGAAAAACAAGGCAAGGAAGCGCAACAACATAAAAAGCGTAAAAGAAAATTCTCTTGGTTTCGTTTTTTCGGGCGGTTGTTCTTTACACTAGGGGTTTTGTTAGGCATCATCTACTTAATCGCTTATTTTTACTTTAATGCTTATTTACGTAAAGAGATGGTTCGTCTGGTAAGTGTAAAAACGGATAGTCTTTATACACTAAAAATACACGATATTGGGGTCAACCTATTCACTTCATCGATTCAATTAAAACAAGCACACCTATATAAAAATAGTGATAAATGGGCGAGGTTTCGGCAGCGTTATCCTGATTCTACTTATTTGGATATAGATGCTCGTTTAGATAAGTTTAAGATTACAGGTATTCGCTGGTTTCATTTTTTAAAAACCAGCGAAATAAAAATAAAGAAAATTATATTTCAGCGACCCAAGATCAAGCTTCGCGGTAAGCCAAAGAAAAAAGCACGGTACAAAAAACCTCCTCTCAAACCTGTGCACGCATTGAAAAAAGCCCTTCGAAAAATGGCTACTCATGTAGTTGTAGAACAAATAAAGATAGAAGATGGGCAAATTGACTTGCTGCATAAACAACGAAAGGGGACAGCACGACATCAGGCTACTAAGATTGATATTCAGATTGATCAAATACGCTTGAATCCTACACCACAGTTACCTGATAGTCAAGCCATCAAAGTAGCTGGATTTAGTTTTCGTGCAACCAAATATCGATTTACCACACCAGATCAAGTATATGAAATAGCATTACAACAGCTCAAACTAAGTTCGCACGATTCAACCCTGCAACTTGTTGGTGTGCAAGTTACTCCTCAGTTTGCTGAAGAAAACCGATTAGTTAACTTAAAAACTCATAAAGCAACCTTTGTGAATGTAAGGTTGGATAGTTTGATGGCAAACCGGGTGGATTTTTTTCGTTTGATTACCCAAAAAGAGATTGATTTGGGAGCAGTATTTATGCGCCGTTTACAGCTTGAACTTTCTCAAGACAAGCGAATGCCTCACCAAATTCGTCAGAAAAAGCAAAACTTGAAACAGTTATTAGCCAAGATACCAATATATATCCGAGTAGATACCTTGGCTCTGGAAAATGCCTCTTTTGTTTACAAACAAAAATTACCCGCACAAAACAATACTCACAATGTAGCTCATAAGGCCGATAGTATTTACTTATATTTACGGCAAGTGGCTTTGGGCAAAGCAGCAGACTCTGCTACCAAAAAAAAGCTGTTGTACTCAGAAAGTGTTGATATTGAAATGCATCATTACCAGCATTTGACTCCTGATGGCTTGTATAAAATATCGCTTGATAAAGCCTTTTTTTCTTCACGCAAGTCGTTAGTGTCTATTCAAAATGCCTCCTTAAAACCGTTAACTTCCCGTCAAGAGTTTACAACTCGAAAGTTTTACCAAGCAGTAATGGTAGACGCCGAAGTACAGAGTTTAAACTTTACCAATCTCGACATTGAAAGTCTGGTTTACCATCAGAGGTTCATTATGAGAGGGCTATATATCAACAAGCCTCGCTTTAAAGCTTACTCAGATAAGCGGCGCCCCAAACGTCCCCAGCAAAAATACCAAAACTTTGAGCAAATGCTTCAGTCATTGCCTTTACACATAGAGGTAGACACATTTGCTATTAAAGATGCTTCATTAGAGTATGTAGAACAACAACCTAAAGATGCTTTGACAGGAAACGGCTTAGCAACACATACTGCCAACCAGTTGAATGTACTGGTACAAAGCATTCAGTTAGGCAAAGCCTTGAGAAGTTCAGCATTGGCAGAACTAGACACTAAAAGTCTGCGTGTAGGTGTAAAAAACTATCGTTTCAAAACCTCCGATGGGCTGTATGAGTTGCACTTTAATGATTTGGAGGTGTCATCAGCCAAGGCACAAATAGAAATAGATAGTTTGTTACTCAAACCATTATTGTCTGACTCTGCATTTGTACATGCTACTACTTATCGCAAGCCTTTATTAAGCATTGCTTTGTCAAACCTAAAGGCCAAAGAGGTTAATTTTGATAAGTTATTGCTTTACCAGCAAATTGATTGGGGAAAATTGTACCTGAACCAACCAATATTGGATGTGTTTGTGGACAAACGTAAACCCAAAAAACCAGCACCAAAACTTGACCCACCAGATACTACTTTGCTGACTAATACACTTGCAATATTGGATACAACTAGTTTGCAAAAAGCATTAAGAAACCTACCTTTATTTATCAAAATAGACACATTTGCTATCAAAGATGCCCGTTTGTCGTACCGTGAGCAGATAGAAGATGCGTCAGAACATGCTACTGGTGTAAACTCTCATCAGGTCAAGCAATTTAATTGTATGATTCCACAAATCAGGTTGGGTAAAGCATCGGTAAAGGATTCTATTCAGTATGATTTTTATTCACCTCATATTGTAGTAAAACTGGATGATTATGAATTTAGAGAAAAAAACAGTGTTTATAAGTTTTCTCTAAAAAATGTGCAAAGCTCGTTTATTGATTCTCAGCTTTTAATAAAAGATGTGCGCTTACAGCCTTTGATAACTCAAAAGGAGTTTGACCAACGACAAAAGTTTCGCAAACCTTTGTGGACAATTGATCTAAGAAGCATTCGTGCGCGTGAAATAGACTTGGAAAAACTGATATTTGAGCGCAAAATAGACTTGAATGCCTTAAGCTTTGACCGCCCAAATATAGATATGTATGTAAACAAACTAAAGACAAAAGATACGACTAAAGTGCGCAAAACTATCCATGAAACATTACAAAAAACACCTGTTCCAGTACATATAGGCTCAGTATTGATTTATCATGCCAATTTCAAAATGAGGGAGTTAGGCAAAATGGGGGAGAGTCATCACTTGGCGCAAGATATTAGTGTGATTGCCCAGCAGTTTACACTGGATGAAGACTTGATAGTGCGCAGTAAATCAAAAGATTTGTTGTTTACCAAGGACATATTTGTAAAAATGTCTCAATACCGTTTTATTACACCAGATAACATCCACGAGATTTCCTTCCATAATATGAAAGCAGCTCTCAACGATTCATCATTACAAATCAATCATTTAAGCATGAAGCCCAGGGTATCTGAGGCGTTGTTTGATAGTATCAAACAATCTAGAGCACTACGTACTGATGCTGAACTGGCCACTTTTCATGCCAAACACATTGATTTTCGTCGCCTTTTTGATGGAGAAGGTATTGCTATGAAACAATTGATGCTCAACAAGTTACACTTAGATTTGTATCAAAATAATAACCTACCCAGAAAAGCCGGTGTAAAACCCAAAAACTTACAGCAACTCATTGCTCAAATTCCGTTTTTTATTTCTATTGATTCATTTACATTACGCAATTCATCAGTAAACTTACGATTGATTAAAAAGGATAAAATCTTACGGCATCAGGCAGATAGCATATCTTTGGAAATACGAAACTTTGGGGTAAATAAAGCGTTGAGAAACAACCCAGCAATTCAAAAAGTATTGTTTGCAGATGATGTAGCATTCAAATTAAATAACTATCGTACAAAAACTCCCAATGAGGTCTACAACATCAGTGCAAAACAAATTAGTGGATCTACTTTCAAGAAAAACCTAATATTAGATAAAATCACACTGAAATCACCACTTACAGAACAAGAGTTTAAAGACCACTACCAAGTACAACAAGACCGCTTTAAAATCAATACTGATCAAGTCGAATTTAACAATATAGCATACAATCATTTAATTCGCCATGGACAAGTGAAAATACAGTCGGTTAATATTAAACGAATGTTTATGGACATTTTTCGTGATCGTCGTGAGCCTCCCAATCCACGCAAAGTACTCATGCCCAATCAACAAATAAAGAGAATACCATTCTTATTGACAGTGGATACAGTCAAAATGGCTAACTCTTTTGTAATGTATGGCGAAAAAGTGCCTGGCGGAATAGGTTTTGGGCAAGTTTTTTTCTCAGCAATTAATGCCAGGGTTACCAACTTAAAGTCAAGAGGTTCCAAAAATACCATGACTACTATCAGGGCAAACACTCGTTTGATGGGCAGAGGTTTCTTAGAAACGACCATTAAGCTTCCATTATTAGATCCAGAGTTTAAATGTGTCTACCGGGGGCAAATGGGAGAGATGGACGCAAAGTTTTTTAATACGATGATTACAGCCAATGACCATATTTTTATAAAACGAGGGCGAATTCGTAAAGTGAAGTTTCGAGTAGTTATTAAAGATAATTGGGCTACTGGTCAACTACTGGCGGGATACCGCAAATTAAGGATACAGGTATTACGTAAGAAAAATCATCAGCGAAAACGTGGGTTCATTACTTTTATTGCCAACCTGATTATCAAACACACCAATAATCTTACAAAAAAACGATATAAAAAAGGTAAGGTAAGGTATCAATTTAGAAAAAAAGGGGAATACAAAAACGGTTTTATTGGTATACTTTGGCGGGCTTTATCTACTGGTTTGGTTGATACCATTAAATAA
- a CDS encoding 2Fe-2S iron-sulfur cluster-binding protein, which translates to MPKITIKNLNNQEVDLYDPNKSVLQHLGEAYIDWMQACGGKGRCTTCAMVVHNGTQYLNVLTAAEEKFKNLGRLNSNQRLACQCVASGDIVISTPEKYQLPHVNYSDN; encoded by the coding sequence ATGCCTAAAATAACCATAAAAAACCTAAATAACCAAGAAGTTGATCTTTATGACCCTAATAAGTCTGTTTTACAGCATTTGGGGGAGGCTTACATAGATTGGATGCAAGCCTGTGGGGGCAAAGGGCGCTGTACTACTTGTGCGATGGTGGTCCACAATGGTACACAATACCTGAATGTATTGACAGCTGCCGAAGAAAAATTCAAAAACCTGGGCAGGTTAAATTCAAACCAAAGACTTGCTTGTCAGTGTGTCGCTTCGGGCGATATTGTAATAAGTACACCCGAAAAATATCAATTACCACACGTAAATTACTCAGATAATTGA
- a CDS encoding SiaB family protein kinase codes for MLDVYQYFKKMRDESIILYFKGEITNNLLTSILQLIDDKLERKSEAIKTKRKVFSILLECLQNVYNYYQEKEFDNERYHSAILMIKKTDNAYHIVTGNYMSNTEVPQLRNKLNKVNALSPVELKAFYKEVLNEEEFTGSGGAGLGIIDMARKSGQKIDYSFDSVSESHCFYSLQVKVLA; via the coding sequence ATGCTTGATGTATATCAATACTTCAAAAAAATGCGAGATGAAAGCATTATTCTCTACTTCAAAGGGGAAATTACTAATAATTTGCTTACCTCCATTTTACAGTTGATAGATGATAAGTTAGAACGAAAAAGCGAAGCTATAAAAACTAAAAGAAAAGTTTTTTCTATTCTTTTAGAATGTCTTCAAAATGTTTACAACTATTATCAAGAGAAAGAATTTGACAATGAACGCTATCATTCAGCGATCTTAATGATTAAAAAAACTGATAATGCGTACCATATTGTAACAGGCAACTATATGTCTAACACGGAGGTACCTCAGTTGAGAAACAAGCTGAATAAAGTAAATGCATTGTCCCCTGTGGAACTGAAAGCGTTTTACAAGGAAGTACTAAATGAAGAAGAATTTACAGGAAGCGGTGGAGCTGGTCTGGGTATTATCGACATGGCTCGAAAATCCGGACAGAAAATCGACTACAGTTTTGATTCTGTAAGCGAAAGCCATTGTTTCTATAGTTTACAAGTAAAAGTATTAGCATAA